The Candidatus Diapherotrites archaeon genome segment CTGGATTCGGCATCCACTTCGACGATTAAGGCCTCAATATTCCCCGTTCCTTCGTCCACGAGCAGATCGGAGAGACGCCCTACTTCATCCCCTCGATTGGTAATAACGCGTTTGGTCGCCAATTGGCGGGCAATGGCATATTTGTACATATTCTAAAACCCCCTTGTGCATCATGGACCACGCTGAGCTATAAAAGGCTTTTCCTTGACCCGTGGCCCGCAGCCCAATGGTCCTCCCCGGCGAAAATCTTCCGGGGGGAGGCGTTTATCATGTAGGGTTTAGAGCTTTTTGATGGGCTTCCGGGGTTTGGAGGGGGGATACATGTCCCGCAGGGCCTCGCGTT includes the following:
- a CDS encoding PRC-barrel domain-containing protein, producing the protein MYKYAIARQLATKRVITNRGDEVGRLSDLLVDEGTGNIEALIVEVDAESRVIKKANLQDRIIQVPYAAVTAVSDVFIVDEREITSMGE